GTTGAAGGTTTCTGTTGAAGATGAATGACTAGATGTAtgctttgttttgattttttccaAAACAAGAGAGAAATGGATTTTAAaagaggagatagagtagaagtaTCTTCAAAAGAAGAGGGTTTTGTTGGTTCATACTACTCAGCAACAATCTTAGCGAAACTAGCACCAACAAATTAGCTGTGGGTTGAGTATGAAACGTTatgtcaagaagaagatgaaacgaaGCTGTGGAGAGAAATAGTTGATGTAAAGAATGTAAGGACTTTTCTGCCTGAGATTAACTTATACGAGTATTCACTTCTTGATAAGGTTGATGTTTATGATAATGATGCGTGGTGGATTGGGAGAATTAGTGTTGTTCTTGATGATTCTATGTATTATGTCTATTTTGAAAATTCTAGGGATGAAATTGCTTACCCTGTTGATAAACTGAGGATTCATCAGGAGTTCGATAATGGGAAATGGTCTGTTACTAATCACAAATGGTGAgtctcatttcttcttcttttctattttCATATCAATTTTGTCTTCTAGGTTTTCATTTTTAGATTTGTGATTTGTATTTTTGCTAATTTGTTTGGTCTTTCATGGGTTTCTTTGCCTCCTGTTATGTTCGTTAATAGATCATGAAATTTGGGTTTTTTGTTCTGTAATCTAAATGGTAATCTCCAGGTTCCTGGATGATAAAACAGGTCCTCATTGATAAGGATTTTGGCCCTAAATCTCAAATTTGTACCCCTTTTTGGAAacccttttcaagattttcaatgTTAGACTAGTTATATATGTATATTATGATCTTATGGTCTAATTCTGTAATGGGTTTGTTCCCATGTTGAAAATTGAACAGTAGATTCATAGTTTTTCTATGTCATAAAGTCTTAATGATGTGTATTTGTATCAATTTCTGCAAACAAACTTCAATTTTTAACTGGATTCATAGTTTTTCTATGTTTGTCTCATTGTTTAGAAGTTATAGTCCCTAACTTATGTTTACTTGGATCAATTTCGGCAACCAAACTGCAAATTTGTTTACTTCTTTCTTGATTTTCAAATCTGATGCAATGGTACTCGAATTGTGTTTCAGGTCTTGAATCCACATTGCTGATGGTAGTGTTTATGGTGCTGACTCTATAATCTTGTGTTGGTATTTTTAATCGCCACTCTGGTGACGGGTTCTAGGGCTGACGAACAAGTACTATCACCTCTCCTCTTAATAATCTGTTACTTCTAAGTTGTTGCAATTTCGTATGTATTAACATAGCCCGATGTCGTTGGATATCCTACAGACAATGGACCAATTGATCGTGACTGGAGACAGTGACCAAATCTTGCAGAAAGCTATTCAGCAACACGGGCGAGGCCAGGTCTGTTTAATTGTGCCTATCTTCTGTTATGTATTTTTGTAATGAAAATTCTTTGCAGTTTTAAGATAGAATATCCCACTGTTTGCAGGTAATGGACACCCTGGCAGAAATTCAGGAACGTCATGGGGCTGTTAGAGACGTCGAGAGTAAgcttcttgagttgcagcaggtATTGCTTCTCTTTCCCATTAGATATCAGACAATGGTACAACGACTACAGTTATCTATTTCTTCAGTTGCTGCTGGTGGGTTGGACAATTTACAGTTTGTGCATAttcatttgtagattttcatgGACATGGCAGTGTTGGTGGAGTCACAAGGTGACATGCTGGACAACATAGAATCACAGGTATGTAAACCCTGAACACCAATAAAGATAAGTTTTTTAAGCAGCACGTAGATGTAGAAACGACCGATACTTGTTCTTACTACGTTTCAATATGGCTAGGTTTTAAGTGGTGTGGACCATGTTCAATCTGGAGCTGCTGctcttcaaaaagaaaagaagcttGAACGGAATTCTCGAAAATGGATTCTATTGAAAGGCCTCGTGAATCCAAGTATTGAAGAACTTTGACGAATTTCTGCCTACTTAGAAGGTATAAGTTTTAAAATATgtattgattttagggttttatgttaaTTTCTGTTTTAGAGTTTGGAAATATGAACTGATTCTAGGGTTTGTTGTGTATTTGTTTTATGATTCTATAGGGTTTGTGTTGCTCATCGGAATTAGAACTTTGAAGATCGAATTACTCCATACTAGGATACCACAAATAAAAAGTTTGTGCTTGGATGTAAAGCCAGATGTGGCCTTAAAACAAAATTTGTgcttgaataaaagtttgtgtttCTTTTTAGCTTTACAGGTTTGTTTTAACAAAATTTGTCAATGTACAACCTGAAGATTGGGATGACAAGGAGTACATGGATGATCCTGAAGATAAGAAGCCAGAGGTATTCACCCACCTTCAGACTTTATACTGATAAACATGTAAGTTGCAGGTTACAACACATAATTTCATGTGCATTTCAGGAATGTAGTCCTATAGTTGCTCCATCTTGTTACCATATGCATCACCCCAAGTGTTTTAattcatcttctttgttcatACAGGTTGAGCAGTTAAGAAAGAGGTTTATCCACTCTATTGCTCCAAGAGGGCTTGCCGGTGATAGACGGTATGTAGTCCCTGCTTCAGGATTTAGTTTTAGTGCACAGCAGATATGTTAAAGTTATCCTAAACAACACCTTAACCTTCCTGCTTATAAGGTCTATAAATTTTTCAGTAGGGAATcaattttttgtttcatttttgatttcagtttcttcaacatatttttctttttgctcaTAAGGTGTTATCCTAGACAATACCTTAACCTTCCTACTCAGCAAGTTTTTTAACTTAGAATTTGATACTTACAAGAATTTGGTACTTCgaagattttatcttcttctttgatagAAAGTTATATGAATTGAATGTTCTTATTTAATTGAAAAGTTATATGAATTGAATGAATGTGATGGAATGGAAAGTGTAGGCAGGCTATTGGAATCCGGCGTATTTCCCTCTGAAAATGAATTGGTGGTTAATATTGACCAGGTCAAAATTGGTCGTATTgactgattttgaccaggtcaatgttgACTAGCAGTAACTTTTTGTTGTTACAAAAAGTTTCGCAACGGCTTTTAGCTGTTTCAacttgccacgtagtaacggctgaGCACGTTACTATTTTCCTCGAGTAACGACTCATCTTTGTTAAGACCTGGTCGTTACAAATGAATACGTAATGGCCCCCAGCTGTTACCACGTGTCAATTCGTAACGGCTGGTAGCTGTTACTAAGGCCATTACAGCAAAAATTCGTAACGTCTACATTGCCGTTACAAACAAAATGTAGCAACCACTTTTGAAACAGGCGGCGGCTGTTACAACTTGTTTTAGTAACGGCTTGTTTCTGTTACTAATCcgaaaatttggtgtagtgtgggaaactagataattgtggtttattattagttttcgattgatttgattgactaatggtggttgagctttgattgtacctagtttttttatgcttgagaatcttctcttctgatataagattcactcaaactagatcgaagtttcgacggggatctttagactgtttgtagatctaaagacgtcttgtgataatccgacgttaacagactccgttctgtgtggattgatcataagagatccaagttgattgtgtgcagttgcttattgaagatcaaagaatatttgaagacaagaagactttttgggttcataatctttagtgtacacaatacttgtttcggctggaaagggatccgactataatccggtttatctttgtgataatcgtgattgattaattgagcagatcggcatcaatacacttctttgtgattaaaagtattgattgcttaAGGCTTACAATCACTTTGGTGATTGGTAAGAAAGAAATCTAAGGACCCGAAAAAAGTGTTTATTAGTTAAACgagagagcctttgtcaaactcatatcacttgtttgaaaagagttgttaccaaacagattttttgttcctttactgtttggaaaacGAACCAAAGGAACTGTTGCAAGTGCGTGACTtatcataagttggaggcgcaaggatactgaggaaactaggtgaattataggtttagtttcttagtctcaactatacgaagttggtttagattttgtataacggcttaatctgagagtattcaatctgaactaggtcccggggtttttctgcatttgcagtttcctcgtgaacaaaatcttgctgtgtcttttactttctatttccgcaattataattgtttattataattagaagtaaaatacacaaacgttttTTCCCATTTACTTGATAGATAATCCTATAGTTTTTGTTTAagtacgaacctattatcaagtaaacattacttcgttgttgtattgtctcgatctcgtatccatagacaatcacacgaagtgttcaacaaattagttgtattgtctcgacatagtccatagacaatcactttcggataagggacttataggtggaaaagttttagattgaggtatatttgggtaccctcgtcttttcaggttctcatttaaccttaggtttcttctcgagaccctgtaggttaacgactgaaagacttcattaggattgtgaagccagacgaaactacttctcttgtagttgtgcgatctgatcttgccattttatatcgtacgagttcaattgaataatttacttgagattttatctccgatagggcaagataaaaataaatcacaaacatcttcgtctcatcatttgtgattccgcaatatctagtttttcTACCAtaagatttagattattgtgaggtgattggtaattctaggctgttcttcgggaatataagtccgggttatcgattggttcctgttcacctagattttatcataagacgaaacagaactcttaggtttatctgtgggagacatatttatctattatcgtagacttttctatgtgatacagatttgtttattaaagtcttcgactttgggtcgtaacaactattggttgtgggtgagatcagctaagggaatcaagtgcgtagcatcctgttgggatcatagacgtaaggaacgcaactgtaccttgaatcagtgtgagattgattggggttcaactacagtccagaccgaagttagtttgtagtaggctactgtctgtagcgtcttaatacagtgtggtgttcaatctggactaggtcccggggtttttctgcatttgcagtttcctccttaacagaacctctggtgtctgtgttatttttattccgcctcatatttttttatataattgaaatatcacaggttgtgcgttaagatcaatcaactagaatatccaacctttggttgttgatttaaattgattgacacttggatattgatctttggtaccatccaagttatgtctcttgtatttgataaagactcgcagatttctatttgcttgagtatagatcaaatcgagagatcgagataataactccttgatatactttttattaagattgagtctgaatgtctagttgattctcttaaaagtatattagagtttgtccatataaatttctaatcaaaatatttggtgaggttcttagacccccgcattttcagtttccCATCAAGGATTTGGTCCCTCTACATTATATTTTAGGTCTTGAGGTTCATAGAAACTCTAATTCCTTATTTTTATCTGAATCTATGCAATGGATCTTCTCAACAAGTTTCATATGGAAGGCTCCAAGTCTTGTATAACTCTTATAGCTGCTTCATAAAAATTAGTTAAAGATGACGACAttcttttggaaaatccaactgaATATAGATCTTTGGTGGGGGCACTTCATTATCTTACTTGGACATGGCCTGAAATTTCTTTTGCAGTTAACTCTGTATGTCAACACGTGCAGCATCCAAGGACAACACACCTAGTTGCTGCAAAGAGAATTTTAAAATATATTAAAGGAACTCTTGGCTTTGGTATTCATTTTACAAAAGATAATTCTTTTTGTTGGGATTCTCTGATGCTGACTGGGATAGTTGTATGACAGAAGATCAACATGAGGATATTGTGTTTTTCTGGGTCCTAACATCACTTATTGGTCCTCAAAGAAGCATACCACAGTAGCTCGCTCAAGCACTGAAGCAGAGTACAGAACTCTGGCTCATAGTGTTGCTGAAATAGTTTAGATCTTCTTTGTCCTCAATGACCTTCATCTGCAGTTACATGGTGTTCCCAAGCTTGCCTGTGATAATAGCATCTCTCTCTCGTTGGCATCCAATCCTGTGTTACACTCAAGAATAAAACATGTTCATCTGGACTGTCACTTTATTAAGGAGTTGGTGCAATCTAAGGCGTTAGATGTGTTTTATGTCAGTACAATTGATCAGATTGCTGATATCTATACAAAGGGTCTTCATGCTCCAGGGTTCACTCTGCTCAGATACAAGCTCAATGTCAGTTCTCTTCCCCTGAGCTTGAGTTGGGGGTAATGACACACATCCAGTGGTGCAGGATAAGAGTTGTTGCAGTGCAGGATAGATCTTTTAAAAAATGAATTTTCCCTCTCACGTGTGCTAACTGTCTCACATATATATGTCAGTCAGGTGGTGTACATTAGTAAGCCTATAAATACACACTTATCGTGTGTCATGTCTGTAATAAAAGTTAGATATTCTCTATAAGAAACAATGTGTTTCTCTATGTGCTTTtagtagatatttatattaaaatAGTGTGTAACATATGCATGTGATATCACTGTCCCGGGAAACATACGCGTCCACGTATCGAATGTAAGTCTGACGTGGACGCATGAGCATTTTAGGCACGTTCATGTTACCCAGTTCGTAAGGGGTTTgtattataatatatatatatgtatactattattatattaaaaataaataaaataataaagaaaagaggtaTTTTGGTTGGTCACAAAAGGACAAAATAACTTGGTGTAACCTTCATATCACAAGTATAATCTTTAATATCAATTATCACTTCACATATATTTAAGGATAAAaattgtaaagaccctcaagctcgtcaacgctattagactagttaaGAGACGTCTTAGCTgctaattactcgattagtgtaactcgaacgttaattattagaaattaatctaacaacgatttagatacaaaACTTAATAccgttggatagatctcgaaatgTTACATGGAATGGACTACTCGCACGTGTCATTCGggcaccggatgaagaagatatctgtTATATTAGGTAAAGGGTAAAATGGTCTTTCGCATTAAAGTGTTATCAAGGCATCCGATTTACCTTCTCAGGGCCGCCACCGTGGATAACTCAAAAGCAAATCGATAAGTTTGAGAATTTCTAATTCTCTttcattctcttttcttctctttcttcttcttcttcttcttccgtcCCTCTCCTGTTATTTTTCTGTTAATAATTTCGAGAATTAGTTCTTGATTCTGATTTGATATAAGCTGGTAGAGATCGAAGGTTAAGTGATGCTGGTGGTGCTGGTCGATCTGGTGAAATTAAACCCTACAGGAAAGGTAAAACAGAGatatgaattagggtttatagagttGAATGATGTTCTGGAGATTTGGAAAACGATTATGGAGTtgttgttagatgaagaatcttggGTAGATTTTTAATTGATGTTTTGAAGTGGTTCCGATAAAGATCtgagaagaattagggtttgttagAAGAGTCGGGGAGGATGAAATTGAGAGTTTAGAGAACTGATTTGGAGGTGGGTTTGAcgtgaattagggtttaggtTGAAGAACACTTGAAGATTTAtggttagggttttgattgaaTCTGAGATTGAAGTTTGAAGCTGTGAACGAGAACTTGGGTTTGTTGTTGATGTTCTGAGTtaagtgaagaagaaattgaatgcAATTGCCAGAATAACATAgatttgaggtaattgttctgATTTCGTAGTTTGTATAATTTTTTATTGAACTGAGATTGATGTGATTATGTATTTGGAATTgaattgatggtgttgatgaatgaaattgtaattaggaaGTTAAATCTGGAATTAATGATGAGACAGTTGAGGGTTGGAAATGGTGAATGTGAAGTCTAATTATGGATAGTGGAATTGAACAGGTAGTGTTATTAATTGAGTATGTGTAATTGATGATTGAGCTAAGGTCTGAGATGGGTGTTTATTGAAGTTTGGATGTGAATAAATGGAACTGTTACGTGTGTTGCTTGTTGGCGGTTATGGATATGAACTGTATGAGCTGTTGCAGGTGAAGTTGTTAGTGGCTCATGTCAAGAAGAAAGAtctgagagtttagaatattgtTATGATCTGAACATGGAATTGGTGTTAGTGAAATGGTTTTGTTGGATGCTACTGTGATAAACAAGGTGACTGGGGTTATTATAATGATGGTTGTTATGTGTGGATGAGATTGGAGAAAATGGAATTCTGGAGATGTATGAGGTTGTTGTGGTGAATACAAAGAATTGTGATACAATTTCTGGTGCAGAGTTATTCAGTCAGTGTGTGTATGAGTTTAAGGTTGGATGTGCTATCAGTATTGAATCACAGGCTTAGATGAATGGATTAAGAGTATGTGAGATAGAGAAAAGAATTGAAGGCGACTGTAGTTGAGCTTGGTGTTGATTGCTGTTAGTGATTCATACTGGTGTTGTGGTGTAGTGAAGTTATAAGGGTTGTGGTGCAGATGAAATGAGAAAATGGATGAATGCTTAGGATGATACAAGACTGGTTTGAGTTGTAAGAGTAATTAAAGTTGTTTGGAACTCTTAAATGGAGTCTGGTGGTACAGTTATTGTTTGGACAGTTAAGTGGTGATGCTGTTGAAGTTGCAAGGAATATGAGTGGCTAGAGATGGTGGTGTTTTCTGTGTGGTTGAATGGCAGAACAGGAGTTAGAGGTAGTTATGAAACTGTGGTTGAATCAGTCGGGTGCTTATGATGTTGCCTGTGATGCTGTTGGAGTGTGAATGAGAGGAAATGATATTAATGTTGGTGTATAGTATATGGAGCTAGAACTTCTCAGAGTTGAAGAGATATAGGAAGTAGGAAAATTAAAGGGTGTTGCTTAGAGCTGCATTTTTGCAGGTAAGCTGTATTGTTGTTGTAAATTACTTTTGAATTCTCAACTAGAATGAATGAATTATTTATATATTGAGCAAATGATAGAATTAGGTTGGTGAAATAGAAACTGGAGTTAGAGTTGCAGGTGTGGTAGAATCTTTGGCTTGTGCTTAGGGCTCTTGCATGAACCTTATGCCTGTCTGACTGAACAGATTCAGTCTGACTTAGTTCATTTCTGTCTGACTCAGTttatctgactgagtcgagttgCCCTTATTAACCAGAGTTGAGTCAtgtttgactcagttgaccgatttaaACTTTAGACTTTGACTATTTGACACTGGACTTTGACCCGACCTTGGGCGTTGACTGTTTGTTGACCCTTGACCGGTAGTTCGACCGTTAGTGACAGTTAGTTaactttggtggacttgggcttagggcagTTTTCTTCATTAGATGtgttggacctcttgtggtccgaattagactttgacttcttctacaaaCTTGTTGATATTCGTAAGACTTGGCTAGTATACTATAAAACCAGtccaattcaattagtaaaccttagatttgttaaagatagataaataaaaggtgtagaaccTTAAATAGACCTATAATcattagatagaattgtatgattcttgtacgagccattttggctagtttcttagagTTCTCGTGTGATTAACGGTTAgtttttattaacaacgatcgattcaaaggatgaaacagtggatcgtggatctcgaggtaggcgtggcctctcatcaaaagaggtgagaatctatatttaactcttttgtgattattgttgttttattttaccaatgtttatgtttaacaaattcatgcattgtttggttgtgttttccccGCATTGTTTAACGTTGATTTacgaaagttctgttatttcttttaatctttccattgcttggaaaagaattgtaatgctttgttcgCCTTTATGAATTGATtggaaaatgagaatttccatgtggtatataggatactgctccttcatttatatctacatgaattcgagtTTTTATGCAATCattaggtgcgggacgagtcaccgtATAGCTATCTAGGTATGGGACGAGTCaccaatattatatattgtttggaaggagttagttccatatacatgattgtttacctctgTGATTTGATTGTGTTTAGTGTTagagaaaacatgaattgtttgtAAGTCATTTCAATGATTAcctaaaagttaaatgttattcctacggggcacccctttttggggatgatgtgctcacatattcccactttcagtttcagagacagatcaagatgtgcagagttgcgcagcgaaagcttcgaggagttgattaCGTTATTTAGATTGTTttcgctatgtttattttgtgtttatattttatttgtaaatcaactcactattgaatatgtatcatttgagaggagttcttgtttttATTTCAGAGCGGGTCtagattcgggttaatctttgGTTAGAACTTCTTTCTTGTTGTTTAAACAGATGTTTTGGACTAGTCAGCTGCTAGTTTTGGGGACCCTATAAAAACGTACATTAAATCAATACTTACATGTTTATAAATAagaacattaattttttttatgaaaagaaTAACACTGTAATTAAAAGAGAAAAATTCATGCATATACGTGGCACATGATTTTACTAGTTTGTATAAGAATACTCATATTTCATGTATACCAATAAGATAatacatatacaaaaaattcaaagATTTTTAGTAGATATTTAAAATATATGTAACTTATGCATGTGATACCATTGTCTCGGAAACTTATGCGTCCAAGTATCGGATACAAGTCAGACGTTGACGCATGAGCATTTTAGGCGCGTCCATGTTACCCAATCCGTAAGGGTTAATTAAGGTTAAtgttatgttcttttttttcccttcatATTGCttgtcttgttcattttctttgttaatatagttttttttttttttttttaagctttTTGTTAATATAGTGGTTACGATTTGTGAGTACATTTCTCTTCGGAGtaaagaaaggaagaaaaaaaataaaaaaaataatagaaaaacGAGACAGGTTGCCCTTAACATAACACGAGGTTTTCTGGTAACTTTCACTTTAGAACCCAGGAACATAATCTGGACACCGTTTAACACcgcatcttcatcttcgtcttcgtatAAACTTGTTAGCGGGAGCTTTTTTTGCTTCTGCTTTTTCACTCTTCTGTTTATCAAGATTTTGCGGAGAATCAAAATTTTGTGGAACAAGAGCAACAACAAGAGATGCAGGCTGTCAATGCAGTCAATCAAGGACACCAATTCAATCTGAATGCGTTTCCAGAAAACGTTAATTTGTAAGTCTTCGCTTAAATTTCAATAAAAATGCCATCTTGATGCAATTCAAGAATCACATGTTCTTGTTCATCATtatcaccatcatcttcttcttcttcttcttcattatgtTTATCGCACTAGTTAAATTTGAATAAAAATGCCATCTTGATGCAATTCAAGAATCACCTATtcttgttcttcatcatcttcttcttcattatgtTTATCGATTGTGCTAGTTAAATTTCAATAAAAATACCATCTTGTCGCAATTCAAGAATCACCTGttcttgttcatcatcatcatcatcattttcttcttcattatgtTTATCGATTGCACAAGTTGAATCATATCATGATGTAAAATTAACAGAGTATTCGGTTTGAAAGATGGGGTTTTAAAACAGATTATTGGGGTATCAGCAATGCATATGCAAGTACCGAATGATGATAAAGTTGAAATTTTTGATTGAACTGATTTCGGTGCAGAAAATTTGTCAGTACTACTATTTGGAGTATGTAGATTTGTTTCAAATGATGTTGCTTTACCAAATCATCCAACAACTGATTATTTGATTTATGATATCGATACTTGGTGTTCTTCTGGTTCTTTAATTTCAAATAGCACTCTAATTCAAGCTTTTGGTTATAAGGTGATGTCGTTATTCGTTATAATATCTCCATCTCTAAAAAGGGGTTTGGGTTTCATTGATGTTAGCTTAAAGGCTTTGTATTGTGCAGGATTCTTGGGGACAACCCATCTGATTTTACTTTACTAGACCATTTACGAGCAAGACTCGACCACGGTGAAGCTTACATAGTCGATGGAGTTCACGAGCTGGAACAAAGCTTTTTCAACTACCATCCAGCGAACCTACTGAACCAATGTAAATATAACTTAACTGATCAAGCCAGCGTATTTACTTGTATTATAAAGTGTATAAAGTTTATATTATGCCATCTTAATAACccggcgtttttaggggccactcaaaagaatttaggggccaataataaaacaaaaaaggtcacccaaagggaaaatgtagccagcccttatctcgcgtgattcgtaatggcgaaattacccttatatattcggaggatatgataacattgttaccctccgaatgcaatcggaggcCAAAATATTTGCCAGACGTACGATTATACGAGGTGtagtatttcttggttcgtgttttggattcagcgttaatcgggagttaaatatattacaaaacctaccgattataagttgccgcaaatttaaattttgaaagctaccataatcggtagatatgctaaatccaatacctaccgattattggtttctccacattcaactttcgtcaaattagccattggagtttttgggaaaaacaaaaagagccgttggaccctaaacctatataaagaaactcatatctatcaccccaattgcaccaaactctttcctctcttcagttttaattttcatagcaaaaaacatggatattgcttttgccgaagaagaagattgtgttatttatagagcgtgggttgtggtaactactcatgatagtgttcacaagctccacaaatcggaatccgaagagcagatatggaaccgtatcttaatggtatttgaggccttagatggtaatcgaattcgaagatcatccaatgacattaagatgagaaagaatgcgctagataaggagattgacaaacttgaagatgag
This genomic stretch from Papaver somniferum cultivar HN1 chromosome 5, ASM357369v1, whole genome shotgun sequence harbors:
- the LOC113278692 gene encoding syntaxin-132-like — protein: MDFKRGDRVEVSSKEEGFVEEDETKLWREIVDVKNVRTFLPEINLYEYSLLDKVDVYDNDAWWIGRISVVLDDSMYYVYFENSRDEIAYPVDKLRIHQEFDNGKWSVTNHKCPMSLDILQTMDQLIVTGDSDQILQKAIQQHGRGQVMDTLAEIQERHGAVRDVESKLLELQQIFMDMAVLVESQGDMLDNIESQVLSGVDHVQSGAAALQKEKKLERNSRKWILLKGLLYRFVLTKFVNVQPEDWDDKEYMDDPEDKKPEVEQLRKRFIHSIAPRGLAGDRRYVVPASGFSFSAQQIC